From the Neobacillus sp. PS3-34 genome, the window AGGGAACGTACGGGCAATTTTCCGAAATTCATCATTTGAATTGAACAGTGGATCCCGAAACCCCCCCTCTCCTACTATAAGAGCAATCAGCGCTCTAACGGACCCCTTAAAGGGACATGCAGCCAAAACAGCATGTTCAATGACATCATAATTCCCTTGTAACTGCTTCAAATAACAGCTGAAAATGGTTGCCCCCATGCTATGGGCAATAAAGTTAAATGATTTTACAGAAAGTTTTTCTTTTAGAAATTCAATATAATCAGCTAAGCGCCTGGCTGTATCTGCCGAGGATTTCCTCCAGTCATAGCCAAAAATATAAACGGGCGATTTCGTCTTTGTTTCAATAATGTGTACCGATTGACGATAAGCTAGATCTTCAACATCGCTCCGCTCAATAATTGATTTGGGGTTTACTTCAAAACGGCTATCCTGCTTCAATGCAAGGTCATAAATCGTCTCATACTTGCTTTGTACAGTTGACCATATCGTATCGAAATCCAGTGTATTCGTATTAACAAGCTTAGTTCCCCGCATTCCAGGAATTAAAATAGTAGCAACCGTCACATTTCATTCCTCCCTAGCTACGAATGACAGCACTTGCAGTCTTATTTAAGAGAAATACACATGAATAAATCTATTATACTCTTAGCTCTTAACGAAAGGCATGAAACGAACCCATATAAGCTAATTGTTTGGCCTAATTCTGTTATTCACGTAATTTACAATTTCGACAGAATGGTAAATTTTCCTCTTTAAAAATCTTTGGGTAACGCTTCTTCTATATCAACATCGTCTATAGACAAATCCGCTTCCATCGGCAAATCCATTTCTTCTAAGCTAGATTCACTTTGATTGAAATCCACATCCAGTTCTTCCAGCACAGAATAATCGATGGTATACCATTTGGTCTTGTCCATCTTTAATTGGTTCCAATTGGCGGAAATGAGAAGTCCCTTTTCTTCCAGTGAGTAGATTGTTCTTTTAATGGTGCTTTCCGACCAGAACGGTACTTGGCTTTGCCATTCCTTATATGTATTGTAAATCCATTTCTTCCCCTCAATGAAATTCTTGCTTGACTGAAGACGATAGTGGATTTGCTGCAGGATAACCGCTTCATGTAAACCGATTTTCAGTGCGAGTGATGGTATTAACAACAGTACTGGGTTCTCATGGATAATTAATTTGTTCATCATTTTGCTCCTTTGATTTTATTACATTCCCTGAAAAAGATTCATTTTGGTCTGTTCATCAGGTCATGTCTTCACTGTTTATATATACGGATCCAGATGAAAAGGACAGGTACATGACAGTTTTTTTTCAAAAAAAAGCACCTGTCTATTAAAGTAAGTAGTTCCGATGGAGAAAAAGTAAAATCGGTGTGTAATTTCCACACAAATTAGCAGCGTAAATAACAGTTAAAATAACAAAATAATTTGCATATAAAAACGCTTGGGCAGTTTAAGGAACCCCAAGCGTTTTGACTTTATTGTATAGTTTTCATTGAATTAACCTGCCATCAAGTTACTAAAATAAAACGACCTTTATTAAACAGCCCCTCAACAACGGGTTTCAATTAGGTTATTAAGTATCAAAATGAATTCTTTTTGTTCTATAAAGCTATTTATTTGCTTAATAGAGTTCTTGATTAGTTTATACCTATTATCTAGACCATCTCCATATGATAGATATCCCTCCCCGTTTTCAAGAAGTATAAGGTTGTAAACTTGTTCCTTTTCATCAATAAAATTGAATTTAACATTTAACCCAGAACCGCATTTCGGAAAAGGTTCATCTTCCTTAAGTTTTTTTGCA encodes:
- a CDS encoding alpha/beta hydrolase, yielding MTVATILIPGMRGTKLVNTNTLDFDTIWSTVQSKYETIYDLALKQDSRFEVNPKSIIERSDVEDLAYRQSVHIIETKTKSPVYIFGYDWRKSSADTARRLADYIEFLKEKLSVKSFNFIAHSMGATIFSCYLKQLQGNYDVIEHAVLAACPFKGSVRALIALIVGEGGFRDPLFNSNDEFRKIARTFPSVYEMCPTYPNAVSFENQPGFDLFNPDHWQSNIGDDDREMFLERINGMKKFQDPQNPSMMNLGELPEEVKKKFLILAGEGEITKTNVIVQPLSPDGRAENFFNFDSTDSEGNGDGVVPLESAAIYKDTILTLAVKKKWTDLEMHPLFLNDGRVQTLITRFFSETVTDFPKGTPWWSVLDGSIRHVK